One part of the Amphiura filiformis chromosome 5, Afil_fr2py, whole genome shotgun sequence genome encodes these proteins:
- the LOC140153611 gene encoding cystatin-1-like, whose translation MTPSQCFLSVLLAVAVILSCLVCHASKGLGGGRKADVKDEQVQKAVHFAETEINKMSNSYYYMMVTKVVKAEQQLVSGMNYFLTLEMTSTDCKKNTKFPTELDSCKPSDNKNAHATQLCDVTVWVKAWIKNGTSLSDLSCRPPK comes from the exons ATGACGCCATCACAATGCTTCCTGAGCGTTTTACTAGCAGTAGCAGTGATTTTATCATGTCTTGTTTGCCATGCCAGCAAAGGACTAGGAGGTGGTCGTAAAGCTGATGTAAAAGATGAACAAGTACAAAAGGCAGTTCATTTTGCCGAGACAGAAATTAACAAGATGTCAAACAGCTACTACTACATGATGGTAACCAAAGTTGTCAAGGCTGAACAACAG CTTGTTTCAGGTATGAATTACTTCTTGACTCTGGAAATGACCTCGACAGATTGCAAGAAGAATACCAAATTCCCTACAGAGCTTGATTCCTGTAAACCTAGTGATAACAAAAATGCACATGCA ACTCAGTTGTGTGATGTGACCGTTTGGGTGAAGGCATGGATAAAAAATGGGACATCGCTTTCTGATCTCAGCTGTCGACCGCCAAAGTAG